In Plodia interpunctella isolate USDA-ARS_2022_Savannah chromosome 17, ilPloInte3.2, whole genome shotgun sequence, one genomic interval encodes:
- the LOC128677252 gene encoding uncharacterized protein LOC128677252 — protein sequence MIAFKAAAVLLLASLAAARPSEEWEPEGHSHTEHTKPYHVTVVKKIGVPIPHPVAVSVPQYVKVPIPQPYPVHVTVEQPIHVPVYKVVPQVVEKPVPYTVEKPVPYEVEKPYPVEVEKKVEVPIPKPYPVHVPVYKHIYHHKGGKH from the exons ATGATCGCTTTC aaagcTGCAGCAGTCCTTCTCCTGGCGAGCCTGGCCGCCGCCCGCCCCTCCGAGGAATGGGAGCCCGAAGGCCACTCCCATACGGAGCACACGAAGCCGTACCACGTGACCGTGGTGAAGAAGATCGGCGTCCCGATCCCGCACCCGGTCGCCGTGTCCGTGCCGCAGTACGTCAAGGTGCCGATTCCGCAGCCGTACCCTGTTCACGTCACGGTCGAGCAGCCCATTCACGTACCAGTCTATAAG GTCGTCCCCCAAGTAGTGGAGAAGCCAGTGCCGTACACCGTTGAGAAGCCAGTACCTTATGAGGTTGAAAAACCCTACCCTGtggaagtggagaagaaagtCGAGGTCCCCATTCCTAAGCCTTACCCAGTCCATGTTCCAGTCTACAAACACATCTACCACCACAAGGGTggcaaacattaa